In Pyrus communis chromosome 8, drPyrComm1.1, whole genome shotgun sequence, one genomic interval encodes:
- the LOC137743132 gene encoding RHOMBOID-like protein 1, whose product MTTPRRSFSDYNPLKRWVSWLVPSIVVANIVDFVVTMFVNDCPKNSDTCIGRFLGRLSFQPLAFTLLFVVVRKDGCSRHTESGSSTPGMAADLMYVVTCWSFPRACQYAESFRIGFLYLMSGFGGSLLSALFIQYGISVGASGALFGLLGSMLSELISNWTMYVNKNGLEKALCYRYSLCSTNWSLC is encoded by the exons ATGACAACGCCGCGGCGGTCGTTCAGCGACTACAACCCGTTGAAAAGGTGGGTGTCATGGCTGGTGCCGTCGATCGTGGTGGCCAACATTGTGGATTTTGTGGTGACCATGTTCGTGAACGATTGCCCCAAGAACTCCGACACTTGCATTGGTCGGTTCCTCGGCCGCCTCTCCTTTCAGCCATTAGCTTTCACTCTTTTATTTGTTGTG GTTAGAAAAGATGGGTGCTCTAGACATACAGAGAGTGGTTCATCGACACCAGGGATGGCGGCTGATCTCATGTATGTGGTTACATGCTGGAGTTTTCCACGTGCTTGCCAATATGCTGAGTCTT TTCGAATTGGTTTCCTATATCTTATGTCTGGTTTTGGTGGGAGTTTGCTTTCAGCTCTTTTTATTCAATATGGTATTTCTGTTGGTGCTTCAGGTGCGCTTTTTGGTTTACTCGGAAGCATGCTTTCAGAGCTCATATCAAATTGGACAATGTATGTAAATAAG AATGGTTTGGAGAAGGCATTGTGTTATCGCTATTCTCTTTGTAGTACTAATTGGTCACTTTGTTGA